The genomic segment GCAACCGCTCGAGATGCTCCCTTATCCATCACAGTCCGGAGAGACTTTGCTGGGGCTTGAGCTGGCAGTAGCAGCACCCTGGAGCCGAAAATAGTGCTCCCTGTTGCCGACTTCAAGGTTTAATCCCAGCCGTGCAGGCGGATTAGCGgccagctggggctggggggctgcggAGTGGATTTGGCTTTGCATAAATGCCTGCCTGGGCGCAGCATCCCCTGGGCCCCGCAGCTCTGCCTCCACCCTGGGGGAGATTTTACTCTTGGGTGGTGGCTTTTTGTGTTTCCCTGATATCGCTGGTGCAGCTCTGGACTGTCATCTTCGTGCAGCGCTGTGCAACGATGGTCcatgtgctgctctgctcctccagtgAAGGGTTCCCAGTGCTTGGAGGGTGATGAGGCTTCCCAGCACCCCATGGGGAGACCCCTCATGGTGGCTTTGCTCCTGAGGGACCATCCCGGGTGGACATAACAGCACTCAAACCACCCCAGGAGCACCCTGGGCTGAGGGCACCGATCCAGCATGGGGtcctgggctgggagggagctggcagtgtgctGGTGTGGCTGACCCTGCTGCTTCTAGGTAATAGTAGAATCACtgggatggaaaagacctttaagatcatgaagtcaAATTGTCCCTGTCTGCTACTAacccagatccctgagcacctcatccacccatctgtgaaacccctccagggatggggactccaccacctcctgcgcagcctctgccagggcccgagaaccctttctgttaagaaacatttcctgatgtctaatctgaacctgccctggtgtgATTTGTGGgcatttcctctcgtcccatcacttgggagaagaaagcaacacccacctcgctacaacaCTGCTGcatccctcttccccccagGTTTCAGAGGCAGCTGTCGGAGCCCTGCCACCCCTTCCCGCCGCAGCCCGGGGTCCCCGGGGACAGCCGCCCCGTCTACCACCGGCAGCTCTCGGAGCCCCTGGGCCCcagcgccccccgccccgctcagGGATTCAAGCAGGAGTACCATGACCCGCTCTACGAGCACGGTGGCCCCAGCCTGCCCGGCCCCCCCGGCCGCGGCTTCCAGCCGGCCATGGGCATCAAGCAAGAGCCCCGGGACTACTGCATCGACTCAGGTGGGTGCCAGCGCTCGGGCGGTGCCAGCTACCCCGGCAGCACCCAGGGCGCGGGGctggctctgctctctgcagctcacgGCTGGCAGCAGGCGCGGGGCTGAGCGTTGGGCAGCAGATGCCGGAGCTCCTGGGATAccaggctgctgctctgactGCAGTGCGAGAtgatcttttcctttgctttttcctccctctctccccccagtgccttttctttccaaagtggTGGGGCTAGAGCAGGCGTTCGCCGCATGCCGAGTGGCGTGGGCTGGGCTGTAGCTGCGGGCTGGGGTGCCCCGTGGCCCTGGCCTGGGGCCAGCTGTGAGGTCTGGCTGCTGGACCCCATCGGCATCATGGAAAAAATCCTCTAATCGCCTTAGGACCTAAAAATACCCCAACCTCGGGGTGGAGGGTGGCACGGCCGAGCAGATGGCAGGGGAGGCGCAGCGATGCCTTCCTTCCCTCGAGGCCTGAATGGTGCGATGAACGCTTGAGCTGACTTTAACCTTGCCCCCAGTGCTTGTTTTTGTGTCCCCAACCCCGATCGTACTGGTTTTCCCCCAGCGTTGAGGGTGGCGGCAGTGGCTCAGCGTGTGACCGGGAGGGTTTGGCTGCAAGACGTGCTTGAGTGGAAGATGTTGTCAGGCACTTGGTGGGATGTGTGTCCTTATGGTTACTTTCTTCTCCCTTGCAGAAGTGCCTAACTGCCAGTCCTCGTACCTGCGCGGGGGCGTCTTCCCCAGCAGCCATGACGGTGAGCGCACCCGTGGACCCCTTCCACTCACGAGCATCCTCAATACATCCCATCCCGTCCCTCCTATCGGGCAGGCAGGGACCCCTTCACAGCTGCCAGAGCTGCACCCAAAATGCCCACAAGAACCTACATGTGAATAGCACCGGCACTACCGCTAAAATCAAGAGCCATGCCACGAGGGCACGGCGGTGCCGTACTGCGTAATCTGGGATAACGCGCCTGATATAGCTGCTAAGAGGGTTTTGGTTCCCCAGCTCCCTGGGGTGAGGGAGGGACAGTGCTGCGTGGCGCTCAGCCAGCGAGCTGGTGTGATGCCACCGGAATAACTGGGGATGGagctgctcctggagctggggagggggtcgTGGTGCTGGACTGGGCCAAGCCAGGGGTGTGTTGGGGTCTGGCCAGGCTGCCGGGGCCCCCTGCTCACTGAGGGTCTTTTTCCCCCCCTAGGATTTTCATATGAAAAGGACACACGATTGTATTTTGATGACACGTGCGTGGTACCAGAGAGGCTGGAGGGTAAGGATCTGGCCCCCAGAGCGGGGCTAGGGGGTGGTTAGTGCTCATGGAGGGAGATTCGGGGCTGGGTTCTGCATCTGCCAGGGTCTAAGGCCAAGCCATGCTGGTGTGGTGCTCTCAGGAGCCGCCAAGCATTGTCCTCTGCACCTGCTCGGCATCACTGCCTggctccatccccacccctgcCGCCCACCCTGAGCCTCGCGTGCCTGCAGCTCCGTCCCCTGTGCCTCTGCCCTCTCTGATGCTGCAGCCCAATCCTGCACAGGGGTCCTGGTGCAGGGGCCAGCCCAGCATCACCCTCTGTGTCTCCTGCTGGGTGACACAGCCCTGGAGAGGGGCCCAGCCCAGGTGTTTCACCAGCCGTGTCTTGGTGTGAGCAGGTAAAGTGAAGCAGGAGCCCACCCTGTACCGCGAGGGCCCTCCCTACCAGCGGCGCGGATCCCTGCAGCTCTGGCAATTCCTGGTCACCCTCCTGGATGACCCTGCCAATGCCCACTTCATCGCCTGGACCGGCCGGGGCATGGAGTTCAAGCTGATCGAGCCCGAGGAGGTACGGGATGACAGAGCCGGGGACACCCTGGGGGTGGGGGTGCAGATCCTTCCCATGAAACACAGCACTTCACGCTTGGACTTCAAGCAAGACACATGTTTTTACTCTCCGGGCAGCTTTTGAGGGCCAGAGGGAGAAGCCAGCTGCGCTAAGCAGCCGTTGGCACTTGCCTGTTatctcctctgctgcctctcgGCACGGCATGCGCTCGGCTCCCGGGGCCGCCGGCCACTACCAGCCGCGGCGGCGTTGCCCCTGTGCCGCGCCTTGCTGAGTCTCCTGGCACATCCATGGCTCCTGCCCTCCCAaactgctctgctcctccatcCTGGTTCCCCGGCAGCAGCTTGGTGCCGGCGCGGTGCCGGAGCCGTGTGGTTCTGCAGGAGGGTgacacagaggaagaagcagtTTGGGCAGTAATTGAAAGCAGCTGTTAGCACCGAGTGGCGCATTGTGGGTAATTACCCATAATATCTCTTACGCCACGTATGGaaattgtatgttttttttctgaagcgGCTTTTTTGTCAGGCTCCCCTCATCAAATGTCTTTTGATTCGGCCACCGGGTTGGCAGTGTTGGCGATGTGGCAGCCGTAgcttggggctggagctgcgatagggcgagggggaatggttttgagctgaaagagatgatgttgagaggagatcttaggaacaagtgttctcctgtgagggtggggaggccctggcccagggtgcccagagcagtggtggctgccccatccctggaggggttccaggccaggttggatggggcttggagcccctgatccagtgggaggtgtccctgcccatggcaggggtggaactggacaggctttaaggtcccttccagcccaaaccatcctatgattcatTTATTGCAGCAGGTGGGGTGCTTTCCCAGACTCATGGTGATGCTTTCacctctggctgctgcagcccctcagaaCAATCCCTCACCCTGTGCTTCAGTTACTTTCCTGCCCAAGCCATGGGTGGAGCCTTCACGgctgctccctttctccccGCAGGTAGCACGGCGCTGGGGCATCCAGAAGAACCGGCCAGCCATGAACTACGACAAGCTCAGCCGCTCCCTGCGCTACTACTACGAGAAGGGCATCATGCAAAAGGCGAGTGACCCCTGTGCCACGGGATGGGGGGGTGACCATCCCCTGTTGTCACCCCAGCATCATGGGGCACAGCCGGAGCAGGGTTGTGTCCAATGCTCTCCATGTTATTCCGGCGGGGAAGGCGCAGGGCCCCTCTCAtgcctttctcctcttcctcctcgcAGGTGGCCGGCGAGCGGTATGTCTATAAGTTCGTCTGCGATCCCGATGCCCTCTTTTCCATGGCTTACCCCGATAACCAACGCCCCTTCCTGAAGACGGAGCCCGACTGCCCGGTGCCTGAGGAGGAGACGGTGCCGCTGACGCACTTCGAGGACAGCCCCGCGTACCTCCTGGAGATGGATCCCTGCGGCAGCCTTCCCTACGCTGAGGGCTTCGCTTACTGACTCGGCCGGCCCGCAGCGCCACGAGCACTAGCACATCATCCACTTTGGGCAAATACGGTTTTGtaaagaacacttttttttttgttttcgcTGATCCtaagaaggtaaaaaaagaacCTGAAGCCACCAAACCGCATGGGTGCACACACCCAGATTGGAGGAATCTAAAATGCCCGGTGTGTGTCATTGCCGAATTCCCACCTTCCTGTCCAAGGGCTAGTGCGTAGGACTGCCCGTGGTTGGCACCTCCCGCCAAGCATCGCCGCGAGGTTTTTAGGGTGACGGGAGCTAAGGACGCGAGGGCTGCCGGCTCCGGCCGTGCCCCAGGACTGGGCTCGAGCCAGCGTGGCTGCCGAGCCAATTGTCACGACAATCTGCTTTGCATCGAGCGTGATCCGCGTAGCTGCCTTGTGTGGTGGAAAGGGCTTTGATTTGCACAGAGGAGGGATGCGGGGAGCGGGGTGGGGGGCGCTTCTTGCCCAGCACCCCGGGGCTGATGTGCGCAGCATCCTACCCCGACCCCACGGAGccttctgccttcttcccagccctccctgccccactcTCGTGCTATAACCTGGTGTAACGGtttccctgcctcctctccGTGCCCTTCTCgctcctccttcccagctccagctgcgtGCCAAGGGTTGCATTTCAGGGAGGAGACCCTGACACtatctccctctttttctttttatttttttttggtggttcaTGGGGGGGGTGGGTAAAAAAGAGTTTCTAAACTgttttttgtagattttttgtattttaaggcaaaactattttttttgcagcctggctgctgttCCCAGAGCCCCTAGGGATGCCCTTCCAGCTTTCCCGGTGGCAGGGttgcagcagggagctgtgggTGCCCGCAGCTCACTGGGATGGCTGCTGAAGTATCTGGTCCACTCCATTTCACCGCTCCAGTCCCCTTGCGCCCGGAGCCAGGGCTCAGCTGCGCTCCTTCCTGCTCGGCACGGCCTCGGAGCTGGGCTGTAGGGCTGCGGCGGGCAGGGACGGTGGGTCCCCACCCCGCTCCCCCTCCACGCTGCGCTTCCTAACACTCCTCCACCACTCATATATCCATCCCTGCCTCTCCCCCACCCGCTACATGTTTTTTGTTGTAAATGCTGtataggaatttttttttctcttccttacttagctttggttggatttttttgactgattaattcttttttttttttttttggcaagtaTGAAGATTAACCCTGAGTAGACTCGGTTGCTCTCCTGCGGTGGCGTGCACCACGGGGAGCGTTCAGTTGTGGGAACCCCACCTTGGGGACAAGGTTTTAACCGTTTGCTCAGTGTGGCAGGTCTACAGTGCAGAAGGGGTTAATCTGAGGACTGATTTGAAATAATCTTTACTCGAGCAGGGCTGTGTATCTCCTGCAAAGCTGCATTACATTCTGTACTGTGTACAATAAAGGAACTTGCTTTCTGTTCCTCCCTGGCTGCCTGGGCCCCTGCTTTGCCTGCATCGTGGGATCTGCCTCCGGATCGGCTTTTGGGAGCAGAAGTGGTCCAGGGTGCAGCACCTTGTGTGTGGGGCCATTTGGCCTTCTTCAGAGCTGGGACCAGGTCATGATCATTGAATCCTactttgtggtctcctctggacccgttccaatagTTCCATCTCCTtaggggattccagaactgggcacaggactccaggtggagtctcagagcggagcagaggggcagaatccctccctccctgctggtcccactgctctggatgcagcccaggccgtggttggtttctgggctgtgagcacacagtGCCAGCTCAggttgagcttctcctccccagcatcccaagtccttctctgcagggctgctctcggTCATGTCATCCCGCAGCCTGGATTGGAACCACAGTCCTGGTTCCAGTGTGCATCCCTGGTGAACGCCACTtttcatggatctccatctagacatcaagctgttgaccactactgtCTGGATGCAATGATCCACCTCATTCCTTATCCCGCGAAcagtccacctatcaaatccatctctctccaatttagagagcaGGATGGGGGGACTGCTTCAAAGGCTTAACAGCAGTCCAGCTAGATGACATCCACTGCTTTTCTCGTGTCTACTGCTGCGATCACCCCATCACAGAAGGCCCCGAGGTTGgtgaggcaggacttgcccttggtgaagcccatgctggctgtctctgATCGCCTTCCTGTTCTCCGTGTGCCTTAGCttggcttctaggaggatcttcCCGGGTACAGAgctgaggctgacaggtcggtagttcccaggatcctcctcctttctaccctttttaaaaataggagcACTGTTGCCCTCCTCGCAGTCACCAGAGATTTTCCCCTGGTGACCTTCGTTACCCCAGGGCTGTCCTCTCCTCAGCCCTGGCGCTGTTGCTCCTGCATCTGGACGTTGCCACATCCAGTGAGAGGATCCACTTGAGATGGGAGAAGCTCCTCCCCAGTGAGGTGCAATTTAATGTTGCCTCTTCCCGGGGGTTTCTCAACAAGTGGGTCCCGTTgcctctgtcccctctctcctgGAAACCCAAGCCCGTTGCCATCAAGCAGAGCTAAAGCTGGTAGAGACCTCTCAGTGCTGGGACCTGCAGAGGACAGTCGTGCCAGGAGCTCCTGCCAGTGCTCTCCCAGCTCTTACTGGTTGGGAGAAACCCCCTGGAGCAGCAGGGTCTGCAAAAGGCTGAAGGAGGTAGGTGGAAGGTGAGGGCTGTTCCACAAGGACTCGGCCCAGTTAAGGGTCTGCGCTGCCCCTGACGGGCTGGAGAAAAGCTCAACCACCCTCGACACGGAAGGTTCTTATGTGCCACAATGTTCTTTATGTACTGCACCTTGCCTGGCCACCAGCCACATTGCTAATAGATCCTTGAGCTGctcttcatctttctctctTGGCTGTCTCCTAGCCCGGGCAGGGCAAAGCAGTGTCCTAAACGCCAACCAAACCCCATTCATCCTGCAGAAAGCTTTCCAGGAGTTAAATCAGCTGCCTAATTCCTGAAGGGACCTTTTTGTGCCCCCTAGGGAGCTCTGCGGCACCAAGCCTTGGTGTCctggcaagcaagtctctacATGATGCTCAGGTAGACTCTCCTGTGTGGGCAAACCTGCAGGGAGACATCCAGGTGGGAAGGAGCCACAAGGCAAGTCCTTCTCGTTGTGTCAGGATGGTTGGGCACCCCCAAGGGGTCCTGGTGTGGTGAACCCACCCAACCAGGGCACACAGCCTTGACTCAAGCCAGGCTCCCAGCTCTAtcctgtgtttgttttctccaaagCTTTGTCCTCCGCCTAAGAGCACAAAATCAAGTTAAAGAAGAGGGGATGCAAAGAACCTTGCTGGCAATCTGAGCTCCAGACGACAGTGATCAGTAATCCCATCTCGATGGGGATTGCAGCAGGCTGAGTCCTGGTGCTCAGgatggaggaaggggaaaacGGGGCCACCGGCAGCGCTGCCGGCAGGCAGATGGTCCAGGGCGGCGGGCCCTCAAGCCGCTGGTGTGGCAAGTGTGTGGGACCGGTTAGAGATGGTGAGGATGAGCAGATAAGGCAAAGCTTTTCAAAGCCTTCATCGAGCAGCTTGTCATGGCGCAATGCAACTGGCCCTGCAAATCCTGCTAGGAGGGGCCAAAAGCACCCCGTGAGCTGCTCTCGCTGAAGGGCGAGGACAAGAAAAGGGGTGTTTTTCTATTCCAGCCCATCAGTGTGGGACAAAACGCTTAAGACACCAAAGGGTTTGATACCACACTGGTTTTTAAGCACTCCGGGCATTAAGAATTTGCTCCTGGTTTGATCCTGCCACACATCGCACCTCcctcagacacacacagaggcttTTGCTCCATCCAGAGGGCATGGAACTGCCCTGGGTGTGTAGTTGCactcctttcctccccaccctgcTTCCTGAAGGCAAGGGACAGTCTAtggctccatgtccttcctgcagcccTCCCAGGCCATGGGGACAAGAGCTCCATGGCAGCCCAGAGCCTGTGCTA from the Cuculus canorus isolate bCucCan1 chromosome 9, bCucCan1.pri, whole genome shotgun sequence genome contains:
- the ETV5 gene encoding ETS translocation variant 5, whose amino-acid sequence is MDGFYDQQVPFMGPGKSCAEEGRGRTGSDRKRKFLETDLAHDSEELFQDLSQLQEAWLAEAQVPDDEQFVPDFQSDNLVLHAPPPAKIKRELHSPSSELSSCSHEQALCAGYGDKCLYNCCAYDRKPPAGFKPLTPPATPASPAHQGSALPLPASAVPAAAHGAAPTPHALQEQRQQTFAVPRPPHPPMHMPKMMSENQYPAEHRFQRQLSEPCHPFPPQPGVPGDSRPVYHRQLSEPLGPSAPRPAQGFKQEYHDPLYEHGGPSLPGPPGRGFQPAMGIKQEPRDYCIDSEVPNCQSSYLRGGVFPSSHDGFSYEKDTRLYFDDTCVVPERLEGKVKQEPTLYREGPPYQRRGSLQLWQFLVTLLDDPANAHFIAWTGRGMEFKLIEPEEVARRWGIQKNRPAMNYDKLSRSLRYYYEKGIMQKVAGERYVYKFVCDPDALFSMAYPDNQRPFLKTEPDCPVPEEETVPLTHFEDSPAYLLEMDPCGSLPYAEGFAY